From the Anabaena cylindrica PCC 7122 genome, one window contains:
- a CDS encoding ParA family protein, whose amino-acid sequence MIITVASFKGGVGKTTTAIHLAGYLQSKDETLLIDGDPNRSATGWAKRGSLPFKVIDERLAAKFAKNYQHIVIDTQARPEQEDLEALVEGCDLLILPTTPDALSLDALMQTVDVLKSLGANQYRILITRVPSKPRRDGEEAREMLTEAGLPLFKGHIRDAVAFQKAALSGVLVYQVADSRAKIAGRDYQQIAQEVMK is encoded by the coding sequence ATGATCATCACCGTTGCCTCCTTCAAAGGAGGAGTGGGCAAAACCACAACAGCTATTCATCTAGCTGGCTACTTACAATCCAAGGACGAAACACTATTAATTGATGGCGACCCCAACCGTTCGGCCACTGGCTGGGCTAAACGCGGCTCTCTACCATTTAAAGTCATTGATGAACGGCTTGCTGCTAAATTCGCCAAGAATTACCAACATATTGTCATTGACACCCAAGCCAGGCCAGAGCAAGAAGATTTAGAAGCCCTAGTTGAGGGCTGCGATTTACTGATTCTGCCCACAACCCCTGATGCGTTATCGCTGGATGCCCTAATGCAGACTGTGGATGTTCTCAAATCTCTGGGGGCTAACCAATATCGAATTCTTATTACTCGCGTTCCTTCCAAGCCCCGGCGGGATGGGGAAGAAGCTAGAGAAATGCTCACTGAAGCTGGATTACCTCTATTTAAAGGACATATCCGCGATGCAGTAGCGTTTCAAAAAGCGGCTTTGTCTGGCGTACTGGTTTACCAAGTTGCCGACTCACGGGCAAAGATAGCTGGGCGAGATTATCAACAAATTGCTCAGGAGGTGATGAAATGA
- a CDS encoding tyrosine-type recombinase/integrase: MSKKAIANSNFSKESLALTEPLPITMHPSEVYLASLGEGSRRTMREALNAIARLLTNDSCDAQTLDWAKLRYQHTAAVRSVLMAKYSPAMANKMLSALRRVLQEAWRLGLMSTEDYGRATDIQSVRGKSLLKGRALDGEEIAALWENCIQDNSNLGARDAALLAVLTVGLRRSEVTHLDLSDFKPRSRSLTIREAKGRSERIVYLPEAGVRAVQDWLLVRGKEAGPLFYPLDKGNKVIQRRMSEQGVLRALQRRGEAAGVEEGFTPHDFRRTFISDLLDAGADIVTVSKLAGHASTNTTSKYDRRGEDAKKRAIDLLNVPYKKR, from the coding sequence GTGAGCAAAAAGGCGATCGCAAATTCCAATTTTTCAAAAGAATCGCTGGCGTTAACAGAGCCGCTACCTATCACTATGCACCCATCTGAGGTGTATCTGGCTTCTTTAGGTGAAGGTTCCCGGCGGACAATGCGGGAGGCACTTAATGCGATCGCACGGCTGTTAACTAATGATAGTTGTGATGCTCAAACTTTGGATTGGGCAAAGTTGCGATATCAGCATACGGCAGCAGTGCGGTCGGTGCTGATGGCAAAATACAGTCCAGCGATGGCGAATAAAATGTTATCTGCGTTGCGGCGGGTGTTGCAGGAAGCGTGGCGGTTGGGGTTAATGTCTACTGAGGATTACGGACGGGCTACTGATATTCAATCTGTGCGGGGTAAAAGTTTACTCAAAGGACGGGCGCTGGATGGAGAAGAAATTGCTGCCCTGTGGGAGAATTGTATTCAAGATAACTCGAATTTAGGAGCGAGGGATGCGGCACTGTTGGCAGTTTTGACGGTGGGATTACGGCGTTCTGAGGTAACACATCTGGATTTGAGCGATTTTAAGCCGCGCAGTCGGTCACTGACAATACGGGAAGCTAAGGGACGGAGTGAGCGCATTGTTTACTTACCGGAAGCTGGAGTCCGGGCGGTGCAGGATTGGTTACTGGTTCGGGGTAAGGAAGCAGGTCCTTTATTTTATCCGTTGGATAAGGGGAATAAAGTTATCCAACGGCGGATGAGTGAGCAGGGGGTACTGCGGGCATTGCAACGCCGAGGGGAAGCTGCGGGTGTGGAAGAAGGGTTTACGCCCCATGATTTCCGCAGGACTTTTATTAGTGATTTGTTGGATGCGGGTGCAGATATCGTTACGGTATCTAAGTTGGCTGGTCATGCGTCAACTAATACTACGAGTAAGTATGATAGGCGCGGGGAAGATGCGAAGAAACGAGCGATTGATTTATTAAATGTGCCTTACAAGAAGCGTTAG